One Theropithecus gelada isolate Dixy chromosome 3, Tgel_1.0, whole genome shotgun sequence genomic window carries:
- the STARD3NL gene encoding STARD3 N-terminal-like protein isoform X2, with protein MNHLPEDMENALTGSQSSHASLRNIHSINPTQLMARIESYEGREKKGISDVRRTFCLFVTFDLLFVTLLWIIELNVNGGIENTLEKEVMQYDYYSSYFDIFLLAVFRFKVLILAYAVCRLRHWWAIALFSQGAFGYVLPIISFILAWIETWFLDFKVLPQEAEEENRLLIVQDASERAALIPGGLSDGQFYSPPESEAGSEEAEEKQDSEKPLLEL; from the exons ATGAACCACCTGCCAGAAGACATGGAGAACGCTCTCACCGGGAGCCAGAGCTCCCATGCTTCTCTGCGCAACATCCATTCCATCAACCCCACACAACTCATGGCCAGGATTGAGTCCTatgaaggaagggaaaagaaaggcatATCTGATGTCAGGAggactttctgtttgtttgtcaCCTTTGACCTCTTATTTGTAACGTTACTGTGGATAATAGAGTTAAAT GTGAATGGAGGCATTGAGAACACATTAGAGAAGGAGGTGATGCAGTATGACTACTATTCTTCgtattttgatatattt cTTTTGGCAGTTTTTCGATTTAAAGTGTTAATACTTGCATATGCTGTGTGCAGATTGCGCCACTGGTGGGCAATAGCG CTTTTCTCTCAAGGGGCTTTTGGCTATGTGCTGCCCATCATTTCATTCATCCTTGCCTGGATTGAGACATGGTTCCTGGATTTCAAAGTGTTACCtcaagaagcagaagaagaaaaca GACTCCTGATAGTTCAGGATGCTTCAGAGAGGGCAGCACTTATACCTGGTGGTCTTTCTGATGGTCAGTTTTATTCCCCTCCTGAATCTGAAGCAG
- the STARD3NL gene encoding STARD3 N-terminal-like protein isoform X1 — MNHLPEDMENALTGSQSSHASLRNIHSINPTQLMARIESYEGREKKGISDVRRTFCLFVTFDLLFVTLLWIIELNVNGGIENTLEKEVMQYDYYSSYFDIFLLAVFRFKVLILAYAVCRLRHWWAIALTTAVTSAFLLAKVILSKLFSQGAFGYVLPIISFILAWIETWFLDFKVLPQEAEEENRLLIVQDASERAALIPGGLSDGQFYSPPESEAGSEEAEEKQDSEKPLLEL; from the exons ATGAACCACCTGCCAGAAGACATGGAGAACGCTCTCACCGGGAGCCAGAGCTCCCATGCTTCTCTGCGCAACATCCATTCCATCAACCCCACACAACTCATGGCCAGGATTGAGTCCTatgaaggaagggaaaagaaaggcatATCTGATGTCAGGAggactttctgtttgtttgtcaCCTTTGACCTCTTATTTGTAACGTTACTGTGGATAATAGAGTTAAAT GTGAATGGAGGCATTGAGAACACATTAGAGAAGGAGGTGATGCAGTATGACTACTATTCTTCgtattttgatatattt cTTTTGGCAGTTTTTCGATTTAAAGTGTTAATACTTGCATATGCTGTGTGCAGATTGCGCCACTGGTGGGCAATAGCG ttgACAACGGCAGTGACCAGTGCCTTTTTACTAGCAAAAGTGATCCTTTCAAAG CTTTTCTCTCAAGGGGCTTTTGGCTATGTGCTGCCCATCATTTCATTCATCCTTGCCTGGATTGAGACATGGTTCCTGGATTTCAAAGTGTTACCtcaagaagcagaagaagaaaaca GACTCCTGATAGTTCAGGATGCTTCAGAGAGGGCAGCACTTATACCTGGTGGTCTTTCTGATGGTCAGTTTTATTCCCCTCCTGAATCTGAAGCAG